The Streptomyces taklimakanensis nucleotide sequence TGCGCGTCATCGACATGATGCTGGCGCTGCCCTCGCTGCTGTTGGCCGTGTCCGTCGCGGCGGTCCTGGGCCAGTCCCTGACCACCGTGATGATCGCGGTGGGCGTGGTGCAGATCCCCATCTTCGCCCGGCTGCTGCGCGGCGCGATGCTGGCGCAGGGCGGTTCGGACTACGTGCTGGCCGCCCAGGCGCTCGGAGTGCGCAAGCGGCGCATCGCGCTCGGGCACGTGCTGCCCAACTCGCTGAGCCCGGTGATCGTCCAGGCCACCCTGAGCCTGGCCACCGCCATCATCGAGGCGGCGGCGCTGTCCTACCTCGGTCTGGGCAACCCCGACGCCGCCGAACCGGAGTGGGGCGTCATGCTGGCCCAGGCGCAGGACTACTTCGACAGCGCTCCGATGCTCGCGGTCTACCCCGCGCTGGGCATCATCATCACCGCCCTCGGCTTCACCCTGCTGGGCGAGGCGATGCGGGAAGCCCTCGACCCGAAACTGCGGAGTTGATCACATGGCCCTGCTTTCCGTGGACGAACTGACCGTCACCTTCACCCGGCGCGGGCGGCGCGACGTGAAGGCCGTGTCGGGAGTGTCCTTCGACGTCGACCGGGGCCAGGTGGTGGGTCTGGTCGGCGAGTCGGGCTGCGGCAAGTCCGTCACCTCGCTGGCCCTGATGGGCCTGCTGCCCGACCGGGGCGTGAAGGTCGGCGGCCGGGCCGACTACGACGGCACCGACCTGTTGACCCTGGACAAGGGGAGGATGCGCGACCTGCGCGGCTCCCAGTTGGCGATGATCTTCCAGGACCCGCTGTCCTCCCTGAACCCGGTGGTGCCCATCGGCGTCCAGGTCACCGAGATCCTGACCCGACACCGGGGGATGAAGGGCGAGGCCGCCCGCAAGGAGGCCGCCGCCCTCCTGGACCGGGTCGGCATCCCCGACCCCACCCGGCGGCTGAAGGAGTACCCGCACCAGCTCTCCGGCGGCATGCGGCAGCGCGCCCTGATCGCCATGGCGGTGGCGTGCGCGCCGCGCCTGTTGATCGCCGACGAGCCGACCACCGCGCTGGACGTGACCATCCAGGCCCAGATCCTGGAGCTGCTCAAGGAACTGGTCGACGAGGAGGGCACCGCCCTGCTGATGATCACCCACGACCTGGGCGTGGTCGCGGGCCTGTGCGACCAGGTCAACGTGCTGTACGCGGGCAAGGTGGTGGAGTCCGCCGAGCGGCGCGAGCTGTTCGAGGCGCCCACCCACCCGTACGCCAACGGCCTGTTGGGCTCCATCCCCCGGCTCGACGCGCCGCGCGGCGAGCCGCTGCGTCCGATCCGCGGTTCGATCAACGACACGATCGCCTGGGAGGACGGCTGTGCCTTCGCGCCCCGGTGCGACCACTACACGATGGAGTGCCTGACGGGCACCCCGGTGCTGGGCGAGCCGCGGAAGGCCGGTCACCAGGTGCGGTGCGTCAACCCGGTGCTCGCCGCGGGCGCCGCCGCGTCGCGCGGCGTGGCGTTGGAGTCCGACGCGACCGAGGTGGCCGGGGCGGACGGCGACAGGAGTGATCGGGCGGCGGACGAGACCGCCGCCGATGCGGCCGGTGCGGCCGGGAAGGAGGCCCGGGCGTGAGCCTGTTGGAACTGAAGGACGTCAAGGTCCACTTCCCGGTGCGGAAGGGCATCCTGTTCGACCGCACCGTCGGCCACGTCTACGCCGTCGACGGGGTCTCGCTCTCCGTCGAGGCGGGACAGACCTACGGTCTGGTGGGCGAGTCCGGGTGCGGCAAGACCACGCTGGGCCGGGCGGTCCTGCGACTGGTGGACATCACCGACGGCGAGGTCGTCTTCGACGGCACCGACCTGGCGAAGCTGCCGGGCGAGGAGATGCGGCGCTTCCGCCGCCGGCTCCAGATGGTCTTCCAGGACCCGCTGGGCAGCCTCAACCCCCGGCAGAACATCGAGTCGATCCTCTCCGAGGGCATGGCGGCCCACGGCATCGGCGCGGACCAGGAGGAGCGCCGCGAGCGGATCCGGGAGATCCTGGCGAGGGTGGGGCTCCCCGCGAACGCGCTCTCCCGCTACCCGCACGAGTTCTCCGGCGGGCAGCGGCAGCGCATCGGCATCGCCCGCGCGCTGGTCCTGGAACCGGACGTGATCATCTGCGACGAGCCGGTCTCCGCGCTGGACGTCTCCATCCAGGCCCAGGTGATCAACCTGCTGGAGGAGCTCCAGGCGGAGATGGGACTGACCTATCTGGTCATCGCCCACGACCTGGCCGTGGTGCGGCACATCTCCGACGTCGTCGGGGTGATGTACCTGGGCTCGCTGGTGGAGGAGGCGCCCAGCGACGTCCTCTACGCCGAGCCCCGGCACCCCTACACCAGGGCGCTGATGTCGGCCGTGCCGGTGCCCGATCCCGAGGTGGAGGACAGCCGCGAGCGCATCCTGCTCACCGGCGACCTGCCCTCCCCGGCGAATCCGCCGGCAGGCTGCCGCTTCCACACCCGCTGCCCGTGGAAACAGGACACGCTCTGCGCCACCGACCGCCCCGAACTGCGGGACATGGGCGGAGGGCACCGGGTGGCCTGCCACTGGGCGAAGGAGATCGCCGAGGGCCTGATCCGGCCCGCGGAGAACTCCTCCCGGACGGTCCCGGCCCCCGCCGCGCCCTCCGAGGAGGGGGCCGCCGCCGTGGCGAAGTGAGCCGCGCCGCGGGTCGCGTCGACAGCGCCGTCCGCCGCCACGTCCCACGGGGGCGGGCCGGGCGGCGCTGCCGTGCGCGGCGCCTGTTACAACCGGGGGGTGGATCTGTTCACCCCTTCCGTCCAGCACTGGCTGGACCTGGCCGGGATCTTCGTCTTCGCGATCTCCGGCGCGCTGCTCGCCGTCCGCAAGAACTTCGACGTCGTCGGCATGGCGCTGCTCGCCGGGGCCACCGGGTTGGGCGGCGGGCTCTTCCGGGACCTGGTGATCGGCGCGGTGCCCCCGGCGGCCTTCACCGACCTCGGTTACCTGCTGACCCCCCTGGCGGCCACGGCCCTGGTCTTCTTCCTCCATCCGCAGGTGGAGCGGATCAACCGGGCGGTGATGGTCTTCGACGCGGCGGGGTTGGGGCTGTTCTGCGTCACCGGCACCGTCAAGGCGTACGGCCACGGGCTCGGTCTGGCGGCCTCGGCGGTCCTGGGGCTGGCCACGGCCGCCGGTGGCGGGGTGGTGCGCGACGTGCTGGCCAACGAGGTGCCCTCGCTGCTGCGCTGGGACCGTGAGGTCTACGCCCTCCCGGCGATGGTCGGGGCAACGGTGGTGGCGCTGCTGATCCACACCGGACACCTGAACGGGGCGACCAGCGGGGCGGCGGCCGCCCTCGCCTTCGTCCTGCGCCTGCTGGCCCTGCGCCACAACTGGCGTGCGCCCCGGGCCTGGCACCGTCGCAGCCGGCGCGGGAAGGAGGGCGCCGAGGAAGTGTGAGCAGCGGCGCACCCTCCGGGGCACCCCCCTGCTACTGGCCGGTAATAAAAACCTGTACCGTGTACTGTCATGACCGAGGCAACCATCGGTGCCAGCGCCTTCGACCGCGACACGGCCGTCACGGCACGGGGAGGGGGCGTCTACGACGCCGACCTCTCCGCCCAGTGGACCATCGGGCACGCCGTCAACGGCGGCTACCTCCTCGCCCTGCTCGGCCGCGCCCTCGGCGACGCACTGCCGCACCCCGACCCCTTCACCGTCACCGCGCACTACCTCACCGCCTCCCG carries:
- a CDS encoding ABC transporter ATP-binding protein produces the protein MALLSVDELTVTFTRRGRRDVKAVSGVSFDVDRGQVVGLVGESGCGKSVTSLALMGLLPDRGVKVGGRADYDGTDLLTLDKGRMRDLRGSQLAMIFQDPLSSLNPVVPIGVQVTEILTRHRGMKGEAARKEAAALLDRVGIPDPTRRLKEYPHQLSGGMRQRALIAMAVACAPRLLIADEPTTALDVTIQAQILELLKELVDEEGTALLMITHDLGVVAGLCDQVNVLYAGKVVESAERRELFEAPTHPYANGLLGSIPRLDAPRGEPLRPIRGSINDTIAWEDGCAFAPRCDHYTMECLTGTPVLGEPRKAGHQVRCVNPVLAAGAAASRGVALESDATEVAGADGDRSDRAADETAADAAGAAGKEARA
- a CDS encoding ABC transporter permease, with protein sequence MSTKTDKIDRLAELTAVTDTSAGAGLWVEAWRRLKASKMAVIGACIIGVFVVVAIVGPWVAPYSPTAQLWRGEVLANQNVFVGPRAENWLGLDHLARDEFSRLLVGARQTLLVGIVATLLGFTVGALIGGASGAALVLGGKAGRRIDTAVMRVIDMMLALPSLLLAVSVAAVLGQSLTTVMIAVGVVQIPIFARLLRGAMLAQGGSDYVLAAQALGVRKRRIALGHVLPNSLSPVIVQATLSLATAIIEAAALSYLGLGNPDAAEPEWGVMLAQAQDYFDSAPMLAVYPALGIIITALGFTLLGEAMREALDPKLRS
- a CDS encoding trimeric intracellular cation channel family protein, whose amino-acid sequence is MDLFTPSVQHWLDLAGIFVFAISGALLAVRKNFDVVGMALLAGATGLGGGLFRDLVIGAVPPAAFTDLGYLLTPLAATALVFFLHPQVERINRAVMVFDAAGLGLFCVTGTVKAYGHGLGLAASAVLGLATAAGGGVVRDVLANEVPSLLRWDREVYALPAMVGATVVALLIHTGHLNGATSGAAAALAFVLRLLALRHNWRAPRAWHRRSRRGKEGAEEV
- a CDS encoding oligopeptide/dipeptide ABC transporter ATP-binding protein, with protein sequence MSLLELKDVKVHFPVRKGILFDRTVGHVYAVDGVSLSVEAGQTYGLVGESGCGKTTLGRAVLRLVDITDGEVVFDGTDLAKLPGEEMRRFRRRLQMVFQDPLGSLNPRQNIESILSEGMAAHGIGADQEERRERIREILARVGLPANALSRYPHEFSGGQRQRIGIARALVLEPDVIICDEPVSALDVSIQAQVINLLEELQAEMGLTYLVIAHDLAVVRHISDVVGVMYLGSLVEEAPSDVLYAEPRHPYTRALMSAVPVPDPEVEDSRERILLTGDLPSPANPPAGCRFHTRCPWKQDTLCATDRPELRDMGGGHRVACHWAKEIAEGLIRPAENSSRTVPAPAAPSEEGAAAVAK